The region TGGCAGTTCAACTGCAGACAGTCATAAAGGTTTTACCGATGTTACTGATTCGTGGTCACAAGACGAGCTTATCCCATTTTTCAGGCTGATTAACAGTCATAAGGTTGATATGGTCATGACTGCACATATCTATAATAAGAATCTTGATAAAAAATATCCTGCAACTCTTTCTCACGCTGTTATTACTGGAATTCTACGCAAGAAACTAGGATTTAAGGGAGTTATTATTACTGACGATATGCAGATGCAGGCTGTAAGCAGTGAATATGGTTTTAAAGAAAGCGTTGATAAAGCGGTAAATGCCGGAGCTGATATATTATTATTTGGAAATAATCTTATATATGAACCTAGATTAGGACTTAAAGCATTTAAAGTGCTTAAAGAACTTGTCCGCGAAGGCAGAATTTCTGAAGAAAGAATAAAGCAATCGTATGAGAGGATAATGGACCTGAAGAGTCGTTATCATCTAATTTAATTATTAGTCCTGCATAGTAGGCAGTATGATTGTAAATGTAGTTCCTTTTCCTTTAGAGGAATTTACATTCAGAGTTCCTTTATGGTTTTGTGTAATTATAAAATAGGAAACAGAAAGCCCCAGTCCGGTACCGCTTCCGGGATTCTTTGTAGTATAGAATGGTTCAAAAACTCTTTTTTTGGTATCGTGGTCCATTCCTGGTCCATTGTCAGAGATCGAGCATCTTACCATATCACCTAAGCTTGAAGTTTTAATGCTGATCTCAGGTGTTGCCGTCATGTCAGGCCAGTCAAACATTGCTTGCGCGGAATTTCTAAGTAAGTTGAGAATGACTTGTTCAATTTCAGTTTTGGAACAAGAAATCAGATTTAATGATTCAGAATATTCCTTAGTTATTTTTATTTTTTTAAAATCATGCTTTTTATTAGGGTCATAGTCTTGCAGCGCTAATGACAGTGAATTATCGATTAGAGTCCTAATGTCGCAGGTGGTTTTGCTAAAATTGCTTTTGCGGCTGAATTCTAGCATGCGCGATACTATTTCAGCAGCACGAATTCCAGCTTCGGTTATTCCTTCAATAGTGGTGATGATTTTACGATCTTCTACATAAGCTATTATCGAGTCTATATTGCATCCTGCTTTCTTAGCGGCTAGTATATTAGGTGCCAGTTCCGGGGAAAATCTTCGGATAATATTTTGAATACCTTGTAGAATTCCGCCAAGGGGATTATTAATCTCGTGGGCCATTCCTGCCGCAAGACCTCCAATGGACATCATCTTTTCTGTCTGGACCATTATTTCTTCGATTTTAGCCCGTTCCGTTGCATCATCAATTCGTACAACTGCGCCCTTAATGTCTCCGCTTAGCGGGTAGATCATGATATCCTGAAACTTTTGTCCATCATGACCATATGGTGCTCGAATTTCTGCTTCAGGTATTGATGTCTTGATGGCTTTTTCAATATGTGATGAGTATTTTGCAAGATCTGGAAAAGCCGTACCTATTTGATTTCCGAGAAGCTGGTTTGCCGCTATTATTGATTTCTTTTCTGCATTAGAATTATAGTGAATGATTTCTCCTTCACTATTTACCCCGATTATTATCGACGGCATCGAATCGATGATGTCTTTAATATAATTTTTTGTTTGCTGCAGTTCTTGTTCAACACGTTTGCGTTCCGTTATATCAGTACCGACTGAAAGGATTTCAATAATGTTTCCTTCGTCGTCATGAACAGGGCTGTTTGACCAGTAAAGCCATGACTTATTTCCGTCTTTGCAGATGTTTTGATTTATGTTGGTAGGAAAGTTCTCTGGATGTTCAAGCATATTAAATATAAAATTTTCAATGTTTGAGTTTCCGCTTTCAGTCTTATGAATAATAGTTCCTACAATGTTTTTGCCAAGTATTTCTTCTTGAGAAAACCCGAAAAATGATTGCGCATATTCATTAAAAAAAGTGCAATTCCCTTTCATGTCCATTCTGATAATTATGCTGTGGGCTCGTTGAACTAAATCTCTATATTCTTGTCTTGATTTAGAAAGTTCTTTTGAGTGAATTGTAACTTCATCCAGTAGCTGCAGTATGTTACCAGCAAAAAACGCTGTGGTTAATATATATTCGCGATTTTCAATAAAGGTCATTTTTTCGACTTCAGCATTCCAGTCAACTTTTCGTATATTCTCAGCAGCATATTCTATTGCATGAAGATGGTTTAGCTTTCTAACCGGCGGCATTGATACATCTGCGAGCAACTCTTTGATGCTGGAAAAATCTTTTTCTGTGTCTGCAAGATCCCATGTTAGGAACGTAGATTTTTTAAGAATTATTATAACGGCAGTGATAGCAAGAAGTATAAACATAAAAATGCAATAAAATTCTTTGGAAATGTCTTTGGCAACAACAATTGTAATTGGTCCGGCTTTCTCAATTCGTATTTTGGCTGATGCAAATATATGTAATGAAGACATCATTATTCTGTGCATTCTTTCAGGATGAAGAGTGTAAAGATTGCCAGTATGTAACATACAGATATTGTTTTTATTAAATATAAAAAGTTCTGCTTCTTGGGGGGATACCGGGACCAAGTCTTTTAAATTAAGTTCCGCAATTATAAAAGAATTATCCAGTCGTTTAGCTAAGTAGAGTTTTGTTTTGTTTTGTTCTTTTACTGATAATAAAGAAAACTGTCCGGGGGTAAAGCTCTTAATTTTATTAAATAAAGAAGAATTTGAAATGTTACTGTTTTCTACAGGATCAGGTCTGCTGCTGAGGATCTCTCCTTGTGCTGAAACCCTAAGTATAGAGGTTACGCCATAATCAAGAGAGTTTTTTGATTGCATTATATTTT is a window of Desulfovibrio sp. UCD-KL4C DNA encoding:
- a CDS encoding PAS domain-containing sensor histidine kinase, with the translated sequence MKIISIHTLSKRIRNYLSFLLVISIMCLSLSLLLFSWMINNEIIEKADTWGTYITNRINFIENIMQSKNSLDYGVTSILRVSAQGEILSSRPDPVENSNISNSSLFNKIKSFTPGQFSLLSVKEQNKTKLYLAKRLDNSFIIAELNLKDLVPVSPQEAELFIFNKNNICMLHTGNLYTLHPERMHRIMMSSLHIFASAKIRIEKAGPITIVVAKDISKEFYCIFMFILLAITAVIIILKKSTFLTWDLADTEKDFSSIKELLADVSMPPVRKLNHLHAIEYAAENIRKVDWNAEVEKMTFIENREYILTTAFFAGNILQLLDEVTIHSKELSKSRQEYRDLVQRAHSIIIRMDMKGNCTFFNEYAQSFFGFSQEEILGKNIVGTIIHKTESGNSNIENFIFNMLEHPENFPTNINQNICKDGNKSWLYWSNSPVHDDEGNIIEILSVGTDITERKRVEQELQQTKNYIKDIIDSMPSIIIGVNSEGEIIHYNSNAEKKSIIAANQLLGNQIGTAFPDLAKYSSHIEKAIKTSIPEAEIRAPYGHDGQKFQDIMIYPLSGDIKGAVVRIDDATERAKIEEIMVQTEKMMSIGGLAAGMAHEINNPLGGILQGIQNIIRRFSPELAPNILAAKKAGCNIDSIIAYVEDRKIITTIEGITEAGIRAAEIVSRMLEFSRKSNFSKTTCDIRTLIDNSLSLALQDYDPNKKHDFKKIKITKEYSESLNLISCSKTEIEQVILNLLRNSAQAMFDWPDMTATPEISIKTSSLGDMVRCSISDNGPGMDHDTKKRVFEPFYTTKNPGSGTGLGLSVSYFIITQNHKGTLNVNSSKGKGTTFTIILPTMQD